One Pseudomonas rhizophila DNA window includes the following coding sequences:
- the ftsZ gene encoding cell division protein FtsZ, translating to MFELVDNIPASPVIKVIGVGGGGGNAVNHMVKSNIEGVEFICANTDAQALKNIGARTILQLGTGVTKGLGAGANPEVGRQAALEDRERIAEVLAGTNMVFITTGMGGGTGTGAAPIIAEVAKEMGILTVAVVTRPFPFEGRKRMQIADEGIRALSESVDSLITIPNEKLLTILGKDASLLSAFAKADDVLAGAVRGISDIIKRPGMINVDFADVRTVMSEMGMAMMGTGCASGPNRAREATEAAIRNPLLEDVNLQGARGILVNITAGPDLSLGEYSDVGSIIEAFASDHAMVKVGTVIDPDMRDELHVTVVATGLGAKIEKPMKVIDNTVQTSLASQPQQQAAARQEQPAVNYRDLDRPTVMRNQAQAGAATAAKMNPQDDLDYLDIPAFLRRQAD from the coding sequence ATGTTCGAACTCGTAGACAACATCCCCGCTAGCCCGGTTATCAAGGTAATCGGTGTCGGCGGTGGCGGCGGCAACGCTGTCAACCACATGGTCAAGAGCAACATCGAAGGCGTCGAATTCATTTGCGCCAACACTGATGCTCAAGCGCTGAAAAACATCGGCGCGCGAACCATCCTTCAACTGGGTACCGGCGTGACCAAGGGCCTGGGTGCCGGCGCCAATCCCGAGGTTGGCCGTCAGGCTGCCCTGGAAGACCGCGAGCGCATCGCTGAAGTCCTGGCTGGCACCAACATGGTGTTCATCACCACTGGCATGGGCGGCGGTACCGGTACCGGTGCGGCGCCGATCATCGCCGAAGTAGCCAAGGAAATGGGCATCCTCACCGTTGCGGTGGTGACCCGTCCGTTCCCGTTCGAAGGCCGCAAGCGCATGCAGATTGCCGATGAGGGCATCCGCGCGCTGAGCGAAAGCGTCGACTCGTTGATCACCATTCCCAACGAGAAGCTGCTGACCATCCTGGGTAAGGACGCAAGCCTGCTGTCGGCTTTCGCCAAGGCCGATGACGTACTGGCCGGTGCCGTTCGCGGTATCTCCGACATCATCAAGCGTCCAGGCATGATCAACGTCGACTTCGCCGACGTACGCACCGTGATGTCCGAAATGGGCATGGCGATGATGGGCACTGGCTGCGCCAGCGGTCCGAACCGTGCTCGCGAAGCCACCGAAGCGGCTATCCGCAACCCGTTGCTCGAAGACGTCAACCTGCAGGGCGCCCGTGGCATCCTGGTGAACATCACCGCCGGTCCGGACCTGTCCCTAGGCGAGTACTCCGACGTGGGTAGCATCATCGAAGCGTTCGCTTCCGACCACGCCATGGTCAAGGTCGGCACCGTGATCGATCCTGACATGCGTGACGAGCTGCACGTGACCGTGGTTGCCACTGGCCTGGGCGCGAAAATCGAGAAACCGATGAAGGTGATCGATAACACCGTTCAGACCTCCCTGGCATCGCAGCCGCAGCAACAAGCAGCCGCTCGTCAGGAACAACCCGCGGTGAACTACCGTGACCTGGACCGTCCGACCGTCATGCGCAACCAGGCTCAGGCCGGTGCTGCGACTGCCGCGAAGATGAATCCGCAAGACGATCTGGATTACCTGGACATCCCGGCATTCCTGCGTCGTCAGGCCGATTGA
- a CDS encoding D-alanine--D-alanine ligase: MTAAYANLVSTLDPKAFGRVAVLFGGKSAEREVSLKSGNAVLQALQSAGVDAFGIDVGDDFLQRLLNEKIDRAFIILHGRGGEDGSMQGLLECLGIPYTGSGILASALAMDKLRTKQVWHSLGIPTPRHAVLASEADCISAATELGFPLIVKPAHEGSSIGMAKVTSLPELTAAWKDASSYDSQVLVEQWITGPEFTIATLRDQVLPPIALGTPHTFYDYDAKYVANDTQYRIPCGLDSAKEKQLMDLTAKACEALGIAGWGRADVMQDADGQFWFLEVNTAPGMTDHSLVPMAARAAGLDFQQLVLSILAASVGSQEPRG, translated from the coding sequence ATGACTGCTGCCTACGCCAACCTGGTTTCGACCCTGGACCCGAAAGCCTTCGGCCGCGTCGCCGTGCTGTTCGGCGGCAAGAGCGCCGAGCGCGAAGTGTCCCTCAAGTCTGGCAACGCCGTGCTGCAAGCCCTGCAAAGCGCCGGTGTCGACGCGTTCGGCATCGACGTAGGCGACGACTTTTTGCAGCGCCTGCTGAACGAAAAAATCGACCGCGCGTTCATCATTCTTCATGGCCGCGGCGGCGAAGACGGCAGCATGCAGGGCCTGCTCGAATGCCTGGGTATTCCCTACACCGGCAGCGGCATCCTGGCGTCTGCCTTGGCCATGGACAAACTGCGCACCAAGCAGGTCTGGCACAGTCTCGGCATTCCCACGCCCCGTCACGCCGTGCTGGCATCCGAGGCCGATTGTATTTCGGCGGCCACGGAACTGGGCTTCCCTTTGATCGTCAAACCGGCCCATGAAGGTTCAAGTATCGGCATGGCGAAAGTGACTTCGCTGCCTGAGTTGACCGCGGCATGGAAAGACGCCAGTTCCTACGATTCGCAAGTGTTGGTCGAGCAGTGGATCACCGGTCCCGAGTTCACCATCGCCACCCTGCGTGACCAGGTGTTGCCCCCGATTGCCCTGGGCACGCCGCACACGTTCTACGACTACGACGCCAAGTACGTGGCCAATGACACCCAGTACCGCATTCCATGCGGGCTGGACAGCGCCAAGGAAAAACAACTGATGGACCTCACGGCCAAGGCCTGTGAGGCGCTGGGTATTGCCGGTTGGGGCCGGGCGGACGTGATGCAGGACGCCGACGGGCAGTTCTGGTTCCTGGAAGTCAACACCGCCCCGGGCATGACCGATCACAGCCTGGTACCGATGGCGGCCCGTGCCGCCGGCCTGGATTTCCAGCAATTGGTGCTGTCGATCCTGGCCGCCAGTGTCGGCTCTCAAGAGCCAAGAGGTTAA
- a CDS encoding cell division protein FtsQ/DivIB, with the protein MQGASLRHQPSAPGRKPVPRGASRMVAKEPMSARLPKANFGFLKSLFWPVLLVALGFGTYEGAQRLLPYADRPIARINVQGDLSYISQQAVQQRIAPFVASSFFTIDLAGMRKELEQMPWIAHAEVRRVWPDQVSIRLEEQLPVARWGDESLLNNQGQAFTPRELANYEHLPQLFGPQRAQQKVMQQYQVLSQMLRPLGFSIARLELRERGSWFLTTGAGSSGPGIELLLGRGNQVEKMRRFIAIYDKTLKDQITNIARIDLRYANGLAVGWREPVAPTTAEPAVAKN; encoded by the coding sequence ATGCAAGGCGCATCGCTTCGTCATCAGCCATCCGCACCCGGTCGCAAGCCGGTGCCGCGGGGTGCCAGCCGAATGGTGGCCAAAGAGCCGATGTCGGCGCGCCTGCCGAAAGCCAACTTCGGTTTTCTCAAGAGTCTGTTCTGGCCGGTGTTGTTGGTGGCGTTGGGGTTCGGTACGTACGAAGGGGCTCAGCGGTTGCTGCCCTATGCGGATCGGCCGATCGCCCGGATCAATGTGCAGGGCGACCTGAGCTACATCAGTCAGCAAGCAGTGCAGCAGCGGATCGCCCCATTCGTGGCGTCGAGCTTCTTCACCATCGACCTGGCGGGCATGCGCAAGGAACTGGAGCAGATGCCCTGGATCGCCCATGCCGAAGTGCGGCGGGTATGGCCTGACCAGGTATCGATCCGCCTGGAAGAACAACTGCCCGTGGCCCGCTGGGGTGACGAGTCGCTGTTGAACAACCAGGGTCAGGCGTTCACGCCGCGGGAACTGGCCAACTACGAACATTTGCCACAACTGTTCGGTCCTCAGCGGGCCCAGCAGAAAGTAATGCAGCAGTACCAGGTGTTGAGTCAGATGTTGCGGCCGCTGGGCTTCTCCATCGCGCGCCTGGAGTTGCGTGAGCGCGGCAGCTGGTTCCTGACCACTGGCGCGGGCAGCTCGGGGCCGGGCATCGAGCTGCTGCTCGGGCGCGGCAACCAGGTGGAAAAGATGCGCCGCTTCATTGCCATCTATGACAAGACGCTCAAAGACCAGATTACGAACATCGCGCGCATCGATCTGCGCTACGCCAACGGCCTGGCTGTTGGCTGGCGGGAACCTGTAGCGCCCACGACGGCTGAACCCGCCGTCGCGAAGAATTAA
- a CDS encoding sensor domain-containing diguanylate cyclase yields the protein MSASSATPGNTPFSIRSERVLVLASSLVVIAILSIVTFLLIREYAAAQQAATRSATNIVQLIDADVLRNVELYDLSLQGLVAATQRDDLKDVSPTIRHLALFDRATAAPYKGDILLLDKRGNVVADSASIEPRKGNYADREYFQSHVHNPSPGMMISRPFRSRSAAQDWRISFSYRLNDEQGEFLGVAEAAMRLNYFNQLFKSLNIGHGGTVNLVSSEGFLLAQEPPLAEDLIGKDFSNRPNFMRILREGNGSFTSVSGQDQKPRLYTFSQVGDLPLIVVVALSSDEVFASWKRTALLVSGATGALCIGLLWLTWLLRHELRRRHHAERELAQLASIDSLTGLANRRTLDETLQQEWLRAQRSGQPLSVMMIDADHFKAFNDRHGHPSGDEALRTLAHLIGRHVRRPADLAARYGGEEFAVVLPETTTAGAFTMAQNIREAVEQLPPFITGAAPMTVSIGIATWAQGPYGELEQLMFAADKALYQAKASGRNRVVCAM from the coding sequence ATGAGCGCGAGCAGTGCGACACCCGGCAATACCCCGTTTTCGATACGCTCGGAACGGGTACTCGTACTGGCCAGTTCGTTGGTTGTCATTGCCATCCTGAGCATCGTGACCTTCCTGCTGATCCGCGAATACGCCGCTGCCCAACAGGCCGCGACACGTTCGGCGACCAATATCGTGCAACTGATTGATGCCGACGTGCTGCGCAACGTGGAGCTCTACGATCTGTCGCTACAAGGTTTGGTCGCCGCCACCCAACGCGACGACCTGAAAGACGTTTCGCCGACGATTCGCCACTTGGCCCTCTTCGACCGTGCCACCGCCGCCCCCTATAAAGGCGACATCCTGCTGCTCGACAAGCGCGGCAATGTAGTCGCCGACTCCGCCTCGATCGAGCCACGAAAGGGCAACTACGCCGACCGGGAATACTTCCAGTCCCATGTCCATAACCCAAGCCCGGGCATGATGATCAGTCGCCCGTTTCGCTCCAGAAGTGCCGCGCAGGACTGGCGTATCAGTTTCAGCTACAGACTAAACGACGAACAAGGGGAGTTCCTGGGCGTGGCGGAAGCCGCGATGCGCTTGAACTATTTCAACCAATTGTTCAAGAGCCTGAACATCGGTCATGGCGGCACAGTCAATCTGGTGAGCAGCGAAGGCTTTCTGTTGGCCCAGGAGCCGCCCCTGGCCGAGGACCTGATTGGCAAGGATTTCAGCAACCGCCCGAACTTCATGCGCATCCTGCGCGAAGGCAACGGCAGCTTCACCAGCGTATCCGGTCAGGACCAGAAGCCGCGCCTGTACACCTTCTCCCAAGTGGGCGACCTGCCTTTGATCGTGGTGGTAGCGCTCTCCTCCGATGAAGTCTTCGCCTCCTGGAAACGCACGGCGCTGCTGGTCAGCGGTGCTACGGGGGCATTGTGCATCGGCTTGCTCTGGCTCACCTGGCTGCTGCGTCATGAACTTAGGCGGCGCCACCATGCTGAACGGGAACTGGCGCAACTGGCGTCCATCGACTCGCTGACGGGCCTGGCCAACCGCCGGACTCTGGACGAAACGCTGCAACAGGAATGGCTGCGGGCCCAGCGTTCGGGCCAACCGCTGTCAGTCATGATGATCGATGCCGATCACTTCAAGGCATTCAACGATCGCCACGGCCACCCAAGTGGTGATGAGGCCTTGCGCACCCTTGCGCATCTGATCGGCAGGCATGTCCGCCGACCGGCCGACCTGGCAGCGCGCTACGGCGGTGAGGAGTTCGCGGTGGTACTGCCGGAAACCACCACCGCCGGAGCCTTTACCATGGCCCAGAACATTCGCGAAGCGGTGGAACAGTTGCCCCCCTTCATTACCGGCGCAGCCCCCATGACCGTCAGCATTGGCATTGCCACCTGGGCCCAAGGACCTTATGGCGAACTCGAGCAGCTCATGTTCGCTGCTGACAAGGCGCTATACCAGGCCAAGGCCAGTGGGCGCAATCGTGTGGTTTGTGCGATGTAA
- the ftsA gene encoding cell division protein FtsA — MANVQSGKMIVGLDIGTSKVVALVGEVADDGTLVIVGIGTHPSRGLKKGVVVNIESTVQSIQRAIEEAQLMAGCRIHSAFVGVAGNHIRSLNSHGIVAIRDREVSSADLERVLDAAQAVAIPADQRVLHTLPQDYVIDNQEGVREPLGMSGVRLEAKVHVVTCAVNAAQNIEKCVRRCGLEIDDIILEQLASAYSVLTDDEKELGVCLVDIGGGTTDIAIFTEGAIRHTAVIPIAGDQVTNDIAMALRTPTQYAEEIKIRYACALAKLAGAGETIKVPSVGERPPRELSRQALAEVVEPRYDELFTLIQAELRRSGYEDLIPAGIVLTGGTSKMEGAVELAEEIFHMPVRLGVPHGVKGLDDVVRNPIYSTGVGLLMYGLQKQSDGVSFSGIGSRDSYNSDEPKAPLFERLQAWVKGNF; from the coding sequence ATGGCAAACGTGCAAAGCGGAAAAATGATCGTCGGTCTGGATATCGGCACTTCCAAGGTGGTTGCGCTGGTAGGCGAGGTCGCGGACGACGGCACGCTGGTCATCGTCGGGATCGGTACCCACCCGTCCCGTGGCTTGAAAAAAGGCGTGGTGGTGAACATCGAGTCCACCGTGCAATCGATCCAGCGCGCCATTGAAGAAGCGCAGCTGATGGCCGGTTGCCGGATCCACTCAGCGTTCGTCGGTGTGGCAGGTAATCACATCCGCAGCCTGAACTCCCACGGCATCGTGGCGATTCGTGACCGTGAAGTCAGCTCCGCTGACCTTGAGCGCGTGCTCGACGCGGCGCAGGCCGTGGCGATCCCGGCCGACCAGCGTGTGCTGCACACCCTGCCGCAGGATTATGTGATCGATAACCAGGAAGGCGTGCGGGAGCCCCTGGGCATGTCCGGCGTGCGCCTGGAAGCCAAGGTCCACGTGGTGACCTGTGCCGTGAACGCCGCGCAGAACATCGAGAAATGCGTGCGCCGTTGCGGCCTGGAAATCGACGACATCATCCTCGAGCAACTGGCCTCGGCCTACTCGGTACTGACTGACGACGAGAAGGAACTGGGCGTGTGCCTGGTGGACATCGGCGGCGGCACCACCGACATCGCGATCTTCACCGAAGGCGCGATCCGCCACACGGCAGTGATCCCGATTGCCGGTGATCAGGTCACCAACGACATCGCCATGGCCTTGCGCACTCCGACCCAGTACGCCGAAGAAATCAAGATCCGCTACGCCTGCGCCCTGGCGAAACTGGCCGGTGCCGGTGAAACCATCAAAGTGCCAAGCGTTGGCGAACGTCCTCCGCGCGAGTTGTCCCGCCAGGCGTTGGCCGAAGTGGTCGAGCCGCGTTACGACGAGCTGTTCACGCTGATCCAGGCTGAGCTGCGTCGCAGTGGCTACGAAGACCTGATCCCGGCCGGCATCGTGCTGACCGGCGGTACGTCGAAGATGGAAGGCGCGGTCGAACTGGCCGAAGAGATTTTCCACATGCCGGTGCGCCTGGGCGTGCCCCATGGCGTCAAGGGCCTGGATGACGTGGTCCGCAACCCGATTTACTCCACCGGCGTGGGCCTGTTGATGTACGGCCTGCAGAAGCAGTCCGACGGGGTTTCGTTCTCGGGCATCGGCAGCCGCGACAGCTACAACAGCGACGAGCCGAAGGCGCCGCTTTTCGAGCGGCTCCAGGCTTGGGTGAAGGGCAATTTTTAG
- a CDS encoding heavy metal sensor histidine kinase → MTLPDSIALRLSGMFTLVAALVFLLIGGALYQQVEKGLGLLPEAELDARYSVLESTVGRYGTPEHWVKINNKLRLLGEEDKRIHFWIVSGDPRFEYGNPDPQIRAFAEGSLGKRDLKLAAQQYPMKVLVSQFPAKDQRPPLRFMIGIDTQTFYQTQHYLLVALVSLAIVGVILASLLGYWVARIGLKPLIKLSDEARRLTPPRLSGRLQMSPLAPELSQFVSSFNATLDRVEQAYSRLESFNADVAHELRSPLTNLIGQTQVALTRGRSAEHYFEVLQSNLEELERLRSIINDMLFLASADQGNKATKLTSTSLAGEVATTLDYLDFILEDAQVQVRVSGDAQANIEIAHLRRALINLLSNAVRHTAPGQVINVRIEALGDQITLAVTNPGEPIADEHLPRLFERFYRVDASRSNSGANHGLGLAIVKAIALMHGGDVFVRSDRGVNTFGIRLPA, encoded by the coding sequence GTGACTTTGCCCGACAGTATTGCCCTGCGCCTGAGCGGCATGTTCACGCTGGTGGCGGCATTGGTGTTCCTGTTGATCGGCGGAGCCTTGTACCAGCAAGTCGAAAAGGGTCTGGGCCTGCTGCCGGAAGCCGAACTCGATGCGCGCTACAGCGTGCTCGAATCCACGGTCGGTCGCTACGGCACACCCGAGCACTGGGTGAAGATCAATAACAAGTTGCGCCTGCTGGGAGAGGAAGACAAACGCATTCACTTCTGGATCGTCAGTGGCGATCCACGCTTTGAATATGGCAACCCCGATCCACAGATTCGTGCCTTCGCCGAAGGTTCGCTGGGCAAGCGCGACCTGAAACTGGCGGCCCAGCAATACCCGATGAAAGTGCTCGTCAGCCAGTTCCCGGCCAAGGACCAGCGTCCACCGTTGCGCTTCATGATCGGCATCGACACCCAGACGTTCTACCAGACCCAACACTATTTGCTCGTGGCACTGGTGAGCCTGGCGATTGTCGGGGTGATCCTGGCCTCCTTGCTGGGCTACTGGGTAGCGCGTATCGGCCTCAAGCCGCTGATCAAACTGTCCGATGAGGCCAGACGCCTGACACCACCGCGCTTGTCCGGGCGCTTGCAGATGTCACCGTTGGCGCCGGAGCTCAGTCAATTCGTCAGTTCCTTCAACGCCACCCTCGACCGGGTCGAACAGGCGTACTCGCGACTGGAGTCGTTCAACGCCGACGTCGCCCATGAACTGCGCTCGCCCCTGACCAACCTGATCGGCCAGACCCAGGTGGCGCTGACCCGTGGGCGCTCGGCCGAACATTACTTCGAGGTGCTGCAATCGAATCTCGAAGAGCTGGAGCGACTGCGCTCGATCATCAACGACATGCTGTTCCTCGCCAGCGCCGACCAGGGCAACAAAGCCACCAAACTCACCAGCACCTCCCTGGCCGGCGAAGTGGCGACCACCCTCGACTACCTGGACTTCATCCTTGAAGACGCCCAGGTCCAGGTCAGGGTCAGCGGTGACGCCCAGGCCAACATCGAGATCGCCCACCTGCGCCGCGCACTGATCAACCTGCTGAGCAACGCGGTGCGACACACCGCCCCGGGGCAAGTGATCAATGTGCGCATCGAGGCCCTGGGCGACCAGATCACCCTCGCCGTCACCAACCCCGGCGAACCGATTGCCGATGAACACCTGCCACGCCTGTTCGAACGGTTCTACCGGGTAGATGCCTCCCGCAGCAACAGTGGCGCCAACCACGGGTTGGGGCTGGCCATCGTCAAGGCGATTGCGCTGATGCACGGCGGGGATGTCTTCGTGCGCAGTGACCGGGGCGTGAATACCTTCGGGATCCGCTTGCCGGCCTGA
- the lpxC gene encoding UDP-3-O-acyl-N-acetylglucosamine deacetylase: MIKQRTLKNIIRATGVGLHSGEKVYLTLKPAPVDTGIVFCRADLDPVVQIPARAENVGETTMSTTLVNGDTKVDTVEHLLSAMAGLGIDNAYVELSASEVPIMDGSAGPFVFLIQSAGLEEQDAAKKFIRILREVTVEDGDKRATFVPFEGFKVSFEIDFDHPVFRDRTQSASVDFSSTSFVKEVSRARTFGFMSDIEYLRKHNLALGGSVENAIVVDSDGVLNEDGLRYEDEFVKHKILDAIGDLYLLGNSLIGEFKGFKSGHALNNQLLRKLIEQKDAWEVVTFEDASTAPISYMRPVAAV; this comes from the coding sequence ATGATTAAACAACGCACCCTGAAGAATATTATCCGTGCCACAGGTGTCGGCTTGCACTCCGGTGAGAAGGTCTACCTGACCCTCAAGCCCGCGCCTGTCGATACTGGCATCGTGTTTTGTCGTGCCGACCTCGACCCTGTGGTGCAGATCCCTGCTCGCGCGGAAAACGTTGGTGAAACCACTATGTCGACCACACTGGTCAACGGTGACACCAAAGTGGATACGGTGGAGCATTTGCTCTCGGCCATGGCTGGCCTGGGCATCGATAACGCCTACGTCGAGCTCTCCGCGTCCGAAGTCCCGATCATGGATGGCAGTGCCGGACCCTTCGTATTCCTGATTCAATCGGCTGGCCTGGAAGAGCAGGACGCAGCCAAGAAGTTCATCCGTATCCTGCGGGAAGTGACAGTGGAAGACGGCGACAAACGCGCCACTTTCGTGCCTTTCGAAGGTTTCAAGGTGAGCTTCGAGATCGATTTCGATCACCCGGTTTTCCGTGACCGCACCCAGAGTGCAAGCGTGGACTTTTCCAGCACTTCGTTCGTAAAAGAAGTCAGCCGCGCCCGTACCTTTGGTTTCATGAGTGATATCGAGTACCTGCGCAAGCACAACCTCGCACTCGGCGGCAGTGTTGAAAACGCGATCGTGGTTGATTCCGATGGTGTGTTGAACGAGGACGGCCTTCGTTATGAAGACGAATTCGTCAAGCACAAGATTCTCGATGCAATCGGCGACCTCTACCTGCTGGGCAATAGCCTGATTGGTGAGTTCAAAGGCTTCAAGTCCGGCCACGCGCTGAACAACCAGCTGCTGCGCAAGTTGATTGAGCAGAAAGATGCTTGGGAAGTCGTGACGTTCGAAGACGCCAGCACCGCACCAATCTCTTACATGCGCCCTGTAGCGGCCGTGTAA
- a CDS encoding heavy metal response regulator transcription factor has protein sequence MRVLIIEDEEKTADYLHRGLSEQGYTVDVAPDGVEGLHLALESDYAVIVLDVMLPGLDGFGVLRALRARKQTPVIMLTARERVEDRIKGLRDGADDYLGKPFSFLELVARLQALTRRSGSHEPVQVSIADLWIDLISRKATRAGQRLDLTAKEFSLLSVLARRQGEILSKTAIAEMVWDINFDSDANVVEVAIKRLRAKLDGPFEQKLLHTIRGMGYVLESRE, from the coding sequence ATGCGCGTTCTGATCATCGAAGACGAAGAAAAAACCGCGGACTATCTGCATCGCGGCCTGAGCGAACAGGGCTACACCGTAGATGTGGCGCCGGACGGCGTCGAGGGGCTGCACCTGGCGCTGGAAAGCGACTACGCGGTGATCGTGCTGGACGTCATGCTGCCAGGCCTGGACGGCTTCGGCGTGCTGCGGGCCCTGCGCGCCCGCAAACAGACGCCGGTGATCATGCTCACCGCTCGTGAACGTGTCGAAGACCGCATCAAGGGCTTGCGAGACGGCGCCGATGATTACCTGGGCAAGCCGTTCTCCTTCCTGGAGCTGGTGGCCCGCCTGCAAGCCCTGACCCGCCGCAGCGGCAGTCATGAACCGGTGCAGGTCAGCATCGCCGACCTGTGGATCGACCTGATCAGCCGCAAGGCCACCCGAGCAGGCCAACGCCTGGACCTGACGGCCAAGGAGTTCTCGCTGCTCAGCGTCCTGGCACGTCGCCAGGGCGAAATACTGTCGAAAACCGCCATTGCCGAAATGGTCTGGGACATCAACTTCGACAGCGACGCCAATGTGGTGGAAGTGGCCATCAAACGCTTGCGGGCCAAGCTCGACGGGCCGTTCGAACAGAAACTGCTGCACACGATTCGTGGAATGGGTTATGTGCTGGAGAGCAGAGAGTGA